Proteins encoded in a region of the uncultured Paludibaculum sp. genome:
- a CDS encoding FkbM family methyltransferase, which yields MKELAPASFWSEATRAARLAASPRDRLVLWACQVAHSLRYRVPSLVAPLGLEPSIRCHGSVLRAPIRFSDDDWLAFQQVFLEEEYCWRGSVPRTIVDAGANCGFASLWLASRFPEADLCSVEPHPALAQALRRTLALNSVQSTVIEAALTPKDGKATLFQGALSTAHSLLAGMPLGGTGTVEVETVSMPSLLAKLGWRDVDLLKLDIEGGEVALLAGSPEWLRRVGGIVGELHGAYSPEQLTADLKPAGFSVEVRGSRPPHLFTAAR from the coding sequence ATGAAGGAGCTGGCGCCCGCCTCCTTCTGGAGCGAAGCGACGCGCGCCGCCCGCCTGGCTGCGTCGCCTCGTGACCGCCTGGTGCTGTGGGCCTGCCAGGTTGCGCACAGTCTCCGCTATCGCGTTCCGTCGCTTGTCGCGCCGCTGGGGCTGGAGCCTTCCATCCGGTGCCACGGCTCAGTTCTGCGCGCCCCAATCCGCTTTTCTGATGATGACTGGCTCGCCTTCCAGCAGGTGTTCTTGGAAGAGGAATACTGCTGGAGGGGCAGTGTGCCCCGGACGATTGTGGACGCCGGAGCCAACTGCGGTTTCGCGTCGCTGTGGCTGGCCAGCCGATTTCCAGAGGCGGATCTCTGCTCAGTGGAGCCACATCCCGCGCTGGCCCAGGCATTGCGCCGGACGCTGGCTCTCAATTCGGTCCAATCGACGGTGATTGAGGCGGCGCTGACACCCAAGGACGGCAAAGCGACGCTGTTCCAGGGTGCGCTCTCGACCGCACACAGCCTGCTTGCCGGTATGCCGCTGGGTGGCACCGGGACGGTGGAAGTGGAAACGGTGTCCATGCCGAGCCTTCTTGCGAAGCTCGGTTGGCGGGACGTGGACCTGTTGAAACTCGACATTGAGGGCGGCGAGGTTGCGCTGCTGGCCGGGAGTCCAGAGTGGCTGCGCCGTGTGGGCGGCATCGTCGGAGAGCTTCACGGAGCATATAGTCCTGAGCAGTTGACGGCCGACCTGAAGCCGGCCGGGTTTAGTGTGGAGGTCCGCGGATCGCGTCCGCCGCATCTTTTCACGGCCGCCCGATAA
- a CDS encoding glycosyltransferase codes for MPVRDAAQFIGAAVNSVLSQTMGDFELLVVDDRSSDESVAIVRRAQDPRILLLAAKGEGVSAARNTGLRAASGKYVAFLDADDLWVPEHLQLHIDHLGNRREVDLTFSSVKWIDEAGRPLGRPVSSHVGRFSYEDLLLEYRPVTTSSWVVRRSALDQAGGFDGALATGSDHDLCLRMALIRDLNVEGLERPQILYRRRPGQITADRARKAVGWCQLVDKHAALTRRATPLKLRQATARLRRALAALAFEEEAYAEAREHFSTALRLGGWPLMGDRRTWVMAAAMGASLLPDALRQPVILFGRRLMGGA; via the coding sequence ATGCCGGTCCGTGATGCAGCCCAGTTCATCGGCGCCGCCGTGAACTCCGTGCTGAGCCAGACGATGGGGGATTTCGAATTGCTGGTTGTCGACGACCGCTCGAGCGACGAGAGTGTGGCGATCGTCAGGAGGGCGCAGGATCCCCGCATCCTCCTCCTTGCCGCGAAAGGCGAAGGGGTGTCGGCGGCCCGGAACACGGGGCTACGGGCGGCGAGCGGCAAATACGTCGCGTTTCTGGACGCGGATGACTTGTGGGTCCCGGAGCACCTGCAACTGCACATTGATCATCTCGGGAACCGGCGCGAGGTGGATCTGACGTTCTCCTCAGTGAAATGGATCGATGAAGCGGGCAGGCCGCTGGGCAGACCGGTGAGCTCTCACGTTGGGCGGTTCTCCTACGAGGACCTTCTGCTCGAGTACCGACCCGTGACAACGTCAAGTTGGGTGGTGCGGCGCTCCGCTCTCGACCAGGCGGGCGGATTCGATGGGGCGCTTGCCACGGGCAGCGATCATGACCTGTGCCTGCGCATGGCACTGATCAGAGACCTCAACGTGGAAGGTCTCGAGCGGCCACAGATACTCTACCGCCGCCGGCCCGGCCAGATCACCGCGGACCGCGCACGGAAGGCCGTGGGGTGGTGCCAACTCGTCGACAAGCACGCGGCGCTCACTCGGCGCGCTACTCCACTAAAGCTGCGCCAAGCGACGGCGCGTCTCCGGCGGGCACTGGCGGCCCTGGCCTTCGAGGAGGAGGCCTACGCCGAGGCCCGCGAGCACTTCTCCACCGCTTTGCGTCTGGGCGGGTGGCCCCTGATGGGTGACCGGCGTACCTGGGTGATGGCGGCCGCGATGGGGGCGTCCCTGCTGCCGGACGCGTTGCGCCAGCCGGTGATCCTGTTCGGCCGACGGCTGATGGGTGGCGCATGA
- a CDS encoding glycosyltransferase — MKSAPWVSVVMGVYNVAPYVEAAVHSALQQTLQEIEVIVVDDGSTDETTAIVGRIDDPRLRFIGRAHFGAAATLNAGVAQARAPFIAFLDGDDVWLPHRLAQHFEFMKANPGADLSFSLSRLIGEDSSDLGITSRPASGPVRFEDLLVDNRIGNGSAVMVRRASLAEVGAFDEGLTGAYDLDVWLRLALRRADCVYCIPEVLTCYRRRPGQITQNWRLMSDNWLKVLDRYRRQHPTRVVPLEARARCNLYRYLAAAAYEGGEFRAGLGLMGYSLRADPGLFLSTPRSYLISAGLLAGILLPIPLRAQLEAAFLSIWRRLT, encoded by the coding sequence GTGAAGTCAGCTCCCTGGGTCAGCGTGGTGATGGGAGTCTACAACGTCGCCCCGTATGTAGAGGCCGCCGTCCACTCCGCCCTCCAACAGACCTTGCAGGAAATCGAAGTCATCGTCGTAGACGATGGGTCCACCGATGAAACGACGGCAATCGTGGGGCGGATTGACGATCCTCGACTTCGATTCATCGGTCGCGCGCATTTTGGCGCGGCAGCGACTTTGAACGCTGGAGTAGCTCAAGCCCGAGCTCCCTTTATCGCATTCCTGGACGGCGACGATGTCTGGCTGCCCCACCGACTGGCGCAGCATTTTGAGTTTATGAAGGCAAATCCGGGCGCGGACCTGAGCTTCTCGCTTTCGCGCCTGATCGGCGAGGATTCCTCCGACCTGGGCATCACCTCGAGACCCGCCTCCGGTCCGGTTCGTTTTGAAGACCTGCTGGTGGACAACCGCATCGGCAACGGGTCGGCGGTGATGGTCCGGCGGGCATCGCTGGCCGAGGTGGGCGCTTTCGACGAGGGCTTGACCGGTGCCTATGACCTGGATGTCTGGCTGCGGCTGGCGCTGCGACGCGCGGATTGCGTGTACTGCATCCCCGAGGTCCTGACGTGCTACCGGCGGCGGCCGGGACAGATCACACAGAACTGGCGCCTGATGTCCGACAACTGGTTGAAGGTGCTGGACAGGTACCGTCGCCAGCATCCGACGCGGGTGGTGCCGCTGGAGGCACGGGCGCGGTGCAACCTGTACCGCTACCTGGCCGCTGCCGCTTACGAGGGCGGAGAGTTCCGAGCCGGGCTCGGCCTGATGGGTTATTCGTTGCGGGCGGACCCGGGCTTGTTTCTTTCCACGCCGCGCAGCTATCTGATCAGCGCCGGCCTGCTGGCGGGTATCCTGTTGCCCATTCCACTGCGGGCCCAACTCGAAGCGGCATTCCTGTCGATCTGGCGTCGACTGACATGA
- a CDS encoding ABC transporter permease: MPSESRLFRALLWCYPGDFRDEYGREMALVFADRYRSARSPWTRTQVWIEALTGVLMEAPKEQFSTLFNDIRYALRALRKTPSFSLTALLTLALSIGATTVIFSLLHSMLLSPLPFQQPERVVRVINTFPKLGIRNFTTSVPDFVSYQQRATAFAGLAAFHTIDVTLTGDGTPEHAVGAAVTGNLLTMLGIQPLAGRAFVAAEDQPGRDGVVMISQGLLDRRFGGNLSILGRQIRLDGRTRTLIGILPQQMGFTSKTDVWVPMAADLSKEGRSNHYMTVLGRLKPGVTAAQADQDLNRVCAALGREFPGDDDGWQTRLVPVLDWIVGPTLQTSLWVLLAAVGLLLLVASANIGNLLLTRASARQQEMSVRLALGASRVRILRQLLTENLVLAILGGLAGLGLAVFGMKGLPSLLPVGTPRAGELALGSSVLLFTAGVTVAAAILFGFAPAWMVSRSALNETLRASGRSHSERQRLRQVLVAGQVALATVLVIGTALLLQSLGRLQDAPLGFRPDRILTASINLPRGKYPTLDHAAAFYSRLLADVRALPGVESAGVTSLLPMSGNNSSMTLQPADLPTASKERAVQASWRIASPGTLETFGIELRRGRFFQESESAGMKPIVLSEGLARRIFPDGRDPIQQQVRMGNGQTFTVVGIAGDARHLGLAEDPPPTMYLSSTWYLWPTMVLAVRTTGDPVQITGALRAAVRGIDADQPLFDVKTMRAAVAANAAQPRLRAGLMAAFALLALILGGLGIAGVVAYGVARRTRELALRMALGATPGQVLGHVMTGGARLALAGLVIGLATALGLGRFLTSLLYQIRANDAATYAVIGVTMLAVSLAACWLPARRAVRIDPAASLRNE; the protein is encoded by the coding sequence ATGCCGTCGGAGTCTCGTCTGTTCCGAGCTCTTTTGTGGTGCTACCCCGGTGATTTTCGCGACGAATACGGCCGGGAGATGGCGCTGGTCTTTGCCGACCGCTACCGCTCGGCCCGCAGTCCCTGGACCCGGACGCAGGTCTGGATCGAAGCCTTGACAGGAGTCCTGATGGAAGCCCCCAAAGAGCAATTCTCCACTCTTTTCAATGACATCCGCTATGCGCTGAGAGCGCTGAGGAAGACGCCCAGTTTCAGCCTGACGGCGCTGCTGACCCTGGCGCTTTCCATCGGCGCCACCACCGTCATCTTCAGCCTGCTGCACTCCATGTTGTTGAGCCCATTGCCCTTCCAGCAACCGGAGCGGGTCGTCCGCGTCATCAACACCTTTCCAAAGTTGGGGATCCGCAACTTCACCACCTCGGTGCCGGACTTCGTCTCCTATCAACAACGAGCCACCGCCTTCGCGGGCTTGGCCGCCTTTCATACCATCGACGTGACGCTCACCGGCGACGGCACACCGGAGCATGCCGTGGGCGCCGCGGTTACCGGCAACCTATTGACGATGCTGGGAATCCAGCCGTTGGCCGGCCGCGCTTTCGTGGCTGCCGAAGACCAGCCGGGTCGCGATGGGGTGGTGATGATCAGTCAGGGCCTGCTCGACCGCCGTTTCGGCGGCAATTTGTCCATCCTCGGCCGGCAGATCCGCCTGGATGGCCGCACTCGGACCCTGATCGGCATCCTGCCCCAGCAGATGGGCTTCACCTCCAAAACTGATGTCTGGGTGCCGATGGCCGCCGATCTTTCGAAAGAGGGCCGCAGCAACCACTACATGACCGTCCTGGGCCGGTTGAAACCGGGCGTTACCGCGGCCCAGGCGGACCAGGATCTGAACCGCGTTTGCGCGGCGCTGGGCCGTGAGTTCCCCGGCGACGACGACGGTTGGCAAACCCGGTTGGTGCCCGTGCTGGACTGGATTGTTGGTCCAACCCTCCAGACCAGCCTCTGGGTGCTGCTGGCCGCCGTCGGTCTGCTGCTGCTTGTCGCCAGTGCCAACATCGGTAACCTGTTGCTGACACGGGCCAGTGCGCGCCAGCAGGAGATGAGCGTCCGCCTCGCCCTCGGCGCCAGCCGCGTCCGGATCCTGCGCCAACTGCTGACCGAAAACCTCGTCCTCGCGATCCTTGGCGGGCTCGCGGGGCTCGGCTTGGCGGTCTTCGGAATGAAGGGATTACCGAGCCTGCTCCCCGTCGGCACACCGCGCGCGGGCGAACTGGCCCTGGGCTCCTCCGTGCTGCTGTTCACCGCCGGCGTGACGGTCGCCGCGGCGATCCTCTTCGGTTTCGCGCCGGCCTGGATGGTAAGCCGGTCAGCGTTGAACGAGACACTGCGCGCGTCCGGCCGCAGCCACTCGGAACGGCAGCGGCTGCGACAGGTGCTGGTGGCCGGCCAAGTGGCCCTGGCGACCGTTTTGGTGATTGGTACCGCATTGTTATTGCAGAGTTTAGGCCGCTTGCAGGACGCGCCGCTGGGCTTTCGGCCGGACCGGATATTGACGGCCTCGATCAATCTACCCAGGGGCAAATACCCGACGCTCGACCACGCCGCGGCGTTCTACAGCCGGCTGCTGGCCGACGTCCGGGCACTGCCGGGTGTGGAAAGCGCCGGCGTCACCAGTCTGTTGCCGATGAGTGGCAACAACTCGAGCATGACGCTGCAGCCGGCCGATCTGCCAACTGCTTCCAAAGAAAGGGCCGTCCAGGCCTCGTGGCGCATCGCGTCGCCCGGTACCCTGGAGACCTTTGGCATCGAGCTCCGCCGAGGACGGTTCTTCCAGGAGTCAGAAAGTGCCGGGATGAAGCCGATCGTCCTCAGTGAGGGGCTCGCCCGGCGGATCTTCCCAGACGGGCGTGATCCGATCCAGCAACAGGTCCGGATGGGCAATGGGCAGACCTTCACGGTCGTCGGGATCGCCGGCGACGCCCGGCACCTCGGCTTGGCCGAGGACCCGCCGCCAACCATGTATCTATCGTCCACGTGGTATCTGTGGCCGACGATGGTGCTGGCCGTGCGGACAACCGGCGATCCGGTGCAAATCACCGGCGCATTGCGGGCGGCCGTCCGTGGAATTGACGCCGATCAGCCGCTGTTCGACGTCAAAACGATGCGGGCGGCAGTCGCGGCAAATGCGGCCCAGCCCCGGTTGCGCGCCGGGCTGATGGCTGCCTTCGCGCTGCTGGCCCTCATTTTAGGAGGGCTCGGGATCGCTGGTGTCGTCGCCTACGGGGTCGCCCGCCGGACCCGCGAACTCGCATTGCGCATGGCCCTCGGTGCTACGCCGGGCCAGGTGCTGGGCCATGTGATGACCGGCGGAGCACGGCTAGCACTGGCGGGTCTGGTGATCGGCTTGGCCACGGCGCTGGGGCTGGGCCGGTTCCTGACGAGTCTGCTCTATCAGATCCGCGCGAATGACGCGGCAACCTACGCGGTGATCGGCGTAACGATGCTGGCCGTGAGCCTGGCCGCCTGTTGGCTGCCGGCCCGCCGGGCGGTGCGGATCGATCCGGCCGCTTCGTTACGGAATGAGTAG